A single window of Methylomarinum sp. Ch1-1 DNA harbors:
- the tssM gene encoding type VI secretion system membrane subunit TssM: protein MKKVINFCKNKWVIQFLGITALCLLIWFLAPLIAVGGKVLLESELSRWVVILIIFIGWLLNILRLQIKAGKTNAQLTDELSQTSEKTELQGAPIADQEVGDLKNHFDNALQTLKTAKHKTSAGNFYLYELPWYIIIGPPGCGKTTALVNSGLEFPLAGRFGKNAVQGIGGTRNCDWWFTDQAVMLDTAGRYTTQDSHEATDKAAWSGFLQLLKKYRPRRPLNGVLVAMSLSDLLKFTEQERAVHAHAIRQRVQELNEQLGIRVPVYMMFTKADLVAGFMDYFADLGKEERAQVWGVTFPEYGEGGNDSFIERFGDDYQQLLSRLDKGLLKRMQEERDLGRRQSIFGFPQRMALLKEPLNAFLQDCFGANRYQTPPLLRGVYLTSGTQEGTPIDRLMGVLANTFKLQRASMPVFSGKGKSYFLTRLLKEVIFAESELVGLNKKVEQRRTLLQRLFYGAAVATVVVFCGLWTHSFIQNDDRIDQFVQRAQHYQTLPALSQDGNATDFLPLLAKMDALRSLRDTYPKDDVPLTMRMGLYQGGKLRPVAESAYIKLLQQRFLPMIKTRLEHRLLGTESSNPEILYQLLRVYLMLGATDKAEISVIRPWIRVDWSNQYPQETEQHLSAHLDALLARPLPPQNVDRQLIGEVRKILTRVPVAQQIYMRIKEEALRNHDDDFRLSEALGISGSRVFSATSGSLDEVFIPGFFTYRGFHQVFLNESKDLAKQTVEQRWVLGDENVLGVGDSKQLEGKLIKYYYNEFIKRWDDMLASLRIRRTANIHQSVEVLETVSSFDSPLRKLLQALDKQTSLTRVSASAPLAAVDKLKQGVEAGGGDRMQKLLSAAKSAGVEVDSVDRSGKEVERHFQPLVSLVRQSGPDAPIDQIIANLGQLYAYMADLGTTSNTGEAAMNLAMQRSGGGGNDIIAKLQLQASRLPEPMKGWVKTLASANWGLILGGVKGQLNKALQSELGDLCNAGLEGRYPLVKSSQSEITLQDFGKFFAPNGLIDQFFNTHLKQFVDTSGRRWKLISQDNQSIGISASTLRTFQNAAKIKEIFFSSGGALPRVHFQLKPLYLDAKAAKFWLNLEGQQATYRHGPTRAVPFQWPGSQPGLVRYGFETLDGRQLSRSEEGAWAWFRVLDKMQISQIASNKFDITFTLEGLSARYELTANSVINPFVAKELNGFRCPNRI from the coding sequence GTGAAGAAAGTCATTAATTTCTGTAAAAATAAGTGGGTGATACAGTTCTTGGGCATCACCGCGCTGTGTCTATTGATCTGGTTTTTGGCGCCGTTGATTGCGGTGGGCGGAAAAGTATTGCTTGAATCCGAGTTGTCGCGTTGGGTAGTGATATTGATTATTTTCATCGGCTGGCTGCTTAATATTCTGCGTTTGCAGATTAAAGCCGGTAAAACCAATGCGCAATTGACCGATGAATTGAGTCAAACCTCGGAAAAAACCGAATTGCAAGGCGCTCCAATTGCGGATCAGGAAGTCGGCGATCTGAAAAACCATTTCGACAACGCCTTGCAAACGTTAAAAACGGCCAAACATAAAACCAGTGCCGGTAATTTTTATTTATATGAGCTGCCCTGGTACATCATAATCGGGCCGCCAGGCTGCGGTAAAACCACGGCGCTGGTTAATTCGGGATTGGAATTTCCATTGGCGGGGCGTTTCGGCAAAAATGCCGTGCAAGGTATCGGCGGCACGCGCAACTGTGATTGGTGGTTTACCGATCAGGCGGTGATGTTGGATACCGCCGGCCGTTACACCACCCAAGACAGTCACGAGGCTACCGACAAGGCGGCATGGTCGGGTTTTTTGCAATTGCTGAAAAAATACCGGCCGAGAAGACCTCTGAACGGCGTGCTGGTGGCGATGAGTTTATCGGACCTGCTTAAATTTACCGAACAGGAACGGGCCGTTCATGCTCACGCGATCAGACAACGAGTCCAGGAATTAAACGAACAGCTGGGTATCCGGGTGCCGGTTTACATGATGTTCACCAAGGCCGATCTGGTCGCCGGCTTCATGGATTATTTTGCCGACCTGGGCAAAGAGGAGCGTGCCCAGGTCTGGGGCGTCACTTTTCCAGAATACGGGGAAGGCGGAAATGACAGTTTTATCGAGCGTTTCGGCGATGACTACCAGCAATTATTATCACGTCTGGATAAAGGCCTGCTCAAACGCATGCAGGAAGAACGTGATCTGGGGCGGCGGCAATCAATTTTCGGTTTCCCGCAGCGCATGGCCTTGTTAAAAGAACCGCTCAACGCATTTTTGCAGGATTGCTTCGGCGCCAATCGTTATCAGACCCCGCCATTGTTGCGCGGAGTTTATCTGACCAGCGGCACACAGGAAGGCACGCCGATCGATCGCCTGATGGGGGTGCTGGCCAATACCTTCAAGCTGCAACGCGCTTCGATGCCGGTGTTCAGCGGCAAGGGCAAGAGTTATTTTTTGACTCGCCTATTGAAGGAAGTCATCTTCGCCGAATCCGAGCTGGTCGGTTTGAACAAAAAAGTGGAACAGCGCCGGACCTTATTACAGCGTCTGTTTTACGGGGCGGCGGTCGCGACGGTGGTGGTGTTTTGCGGATTGTGGACCCACAGCTTTATTCAGAATGATGACCGGATCGATCAATTCGTCCAGCGGGCTCAACACTATCAGACTTTGCCGGCGCTCAGTCAGGACGGCAACGCTACCGACTTCCTACCGCTGTTGGCGAAAATGGACGCCTTGCGCTCGCTGCGCGACACCTATCCGAAAGACGATGTACCGCTGACGATGCGCATGGGCTTGTATCAGGGCGGGAAATTAAGGCCGGTGGCGGAGTCGGCTTATATCAAGCTGTTGCAGCAGCGTTTTTTGCCGATGATCAAGACCCGTCTCGAACATCGGTTACTGGGCACCGAATCTAGCAATCCCGAAATTCTTTATCAATTGCTAAGGGTCTACCTGATGTTGGGCGCGACCGATAAGGCCGAAATCAGCGTCATACGACCATGGATTAGAGTGGACTGGAGTAATCAATATCCGCAGGAGACCGAGCAACATTTATCGGCCCATTTGGATGCGTTGTTGGCTAGGCCTTTGCCGCCTCAAAACGTCGACCGGCAGTTGATCGGCGAGGTCAGAAAAATTCTGACTAGGGTGCCGGTGGCTCAACAGATTTATATGCGCATCAAGGAAGAGGCGCTGCGCAATCATGACGATGATTTCAGGCTCAGCGAGGCGCTGGGGATCAGCGGTAGTCGGGTGTTTTCGGCGACCAGCGGCAGTCTTGACGAGGTGTTTATACCCGGTTTTTTCACCTATCGGGGATTTCATCAGGTCTTTCTGAACGAAAGCAAGGATCTGGCCAAGCAGACGGTCGAGCAACGCTGGGTGCTCGGTGATGAGAATGTCCTCGGAGTCGGTGATTCCAAGCAATTGGAAGGCAAGCTGATCAAATATTATTACAACGAATTCATCAAGCGTTGGGATGATATGTTGGCCAGTCTGAGAATTCGCAGAACGGCCAATATCCATCAATCGGTCGAGGTCCTGGAAACCGTATCCAGCTTCGATTCGCCGCTGCGCAAACTGTTGCAGGCGCTGGATAAACAAACGTCGTTGACCCGGGTTTCCGCGTCTGCGCCGTTGGCCGCGGTGGATAAATTGAAACAAGGCGTCGAAGCGGGCGGCGGCGACAGGATGCAGAAATTATTGAGCGCGGCGAAATCGGCTGGTGTCGAGGTCGACAGTGTCGATCGTTCCGGCAAGGAGGTTGAGCGTCATTTTCAACCCCTGGTGAGCTTGGTCAGGCAAAGCGGACCTGACGCGCCCATCGATCAAATCATCGCCAATCTGGGACAGTTGTATGCTTACATGGCCGATTTGGGTACGACATCGAATACCGGCGAGGCCGCGATGAATCTGGCGATGCAACGTAGCGGCGGTGGCGGCAACGATATCATCGCCAAACTGCAGTTACAGGCTTCCCGCTTGCCGGAACCGATGAAAGGCTGGGTCAAGACCCTGGCTTCCGCGAATTGGGGATTGATTCTCGGTGGCGTAAAAGGGCAATTAAACAAGGCTCTGCAAAGCGAATTGGGCGACCTGTGCAATGCCGGGCTGGAGGGGCGCTACCCTCTCGTTAAAAGCAGTCAAAGCGAAATCACCCTGCAGGACTTCGGTAAGTTTTTTGCGCCGAACGGCTTGATCGACCAATTTTTCAATACCCATCTGAAACAGTTTGTCGACACCAGCGGCAGGCGCTGGAAATTGATTTCCCAGGATAATCAATCGATCGGCATTTCCGCATCGACGCTCAGAACCTTTCAGAATGCCGCCAAGATCAAAGAGATTTTTTTCTCGTCAGGTGGAGCCTTGCCTAGGGTGCATTTTCAATTGAAACCGCTTTATCTCGATGCCAAAGCGGCCAAGTTCTGGTTGAATTTGGAAGGTCAACAGGCCACCTATCGTCATGGTCCGACCCGGGCGGTTCCTTTTCAATGGCCCGGCAGTCAGCCCGGTCTGGTCAGATATGGCTTTGAAACCTTGGACGGCAGGCAGTTGAGCCGCTCGGAAGAAGGCGCATGGGCCTGGTTCAGGGTGCTGGATAAGATGCAAATTTCCCAGATCGCCAGCAATAAATTCGATATTACTTTCACCTTGGAAGGGCTAAGCGCACGCTATGAGTTAACGGCGAATAGCGTCATCAACCCCTTTGTCGCGAAAGAGCTGAACGGTTTCCGATGTCCGAACAGAATTTAA
- the tagH gene encoding type VI secretion system-associated FHA domain protein TagH, whose protein sequence is MPVSLKIVAFKGQPYENGEAVIIDREGGTIGRQDSCDLFLPDTEKIISRHHAKIGFENDAFMLSDTSLGGTFIDENPAPIKQTSIKLVDGMILGIGEYQIQVSLLPDSAGADEGGGAGPFAEPDTSPFAEDDDLLNLSAEAEPSAEMPAESPFAEQMENPFLSEQQDDFSPDYEKHDQFSSLHDSYIAPEPTGEKHANDEIPEDFNFEELFNLEPQSSNNQPAAPAIEPQQQDNALLDQQAPPIADESLRPAEPELVKPSPAPSVSGAAEGAAPNLYQAFLAGAGLDQADIRPAQQDDKMRRIGSMFRQFVESTVAVLRSRAEFKSLFRVTVTTIKKADNNPLKFSVTTDEALQHLLNDGKGGFMDSVDAIDEGFQDMLNHQMAMQAGIQASLSEILRQFEPDRIEKQYEEGLVLNKKAKCWEKYCDVYAQLAEQAVEDFYGDAFAEAYEQQMKQIRAVNPKK, encoded by the coding sequence ATGCCTGTTTCTTTAAAAATTGTGGCCTTCAAGGGGCAGCCTTATGAAAATGGTGAAGCTGTCATCATAGATAGAGAAGGCGGAACCATCGGGCGTCAAGATTCATGCGATTTGTTTCTTCCCGATACCGAAAAAATCATTTCCAGACATCACGCGAAGATCGGTTTTGAAAATGATGCCTTCATGCTTTCGGATACGAGTTTAGGAGGAACTTTTATCGATGAAAATCCGGCGCCGATCAAGCAAACATCGATCAAACTGGTTGACGGCATGATTTTAGGCATTGGTGAATATCAGATTCAAGTTAGTCTGTTGCCAGATAGCGCCGGTGCTGATGAAGGGGGGGGCGCAGGGCCTTTTGCGGAACCGGATACCAGTCCTTTTGCCGAGGATGACGACCTGTTAAATTTGTCTGCGGAAGCTGAGCCGTCCGCTGAGATGCCGGCGGAAAGCCCGTTTGCAGAGCAGATGGAAAATCCTTTTTTAAGCGAACAACAGGATGATTTCAGTCCCGATTATGAAAAGCACGATCAATTTTCCTCGTTGCATGATAGCTACATAGCGCCGGAACCGACCGGGGAAAAACATGCCAATGATGAAATTCCCGAAGACTTCAATTTCGAAGAACTTTTTAATCTAGAGCCGCAATCTTCGAATAATCAGCCAGCCGCTCCGGCAATCGAGCCTCAACAACAGGATAATGCCTTGCTGGACCAGCAAGCGCCACCCATTGCCGACGAATCGTTGCGCCCCGCTGAACCTGAGTTGGTTAAACCTTCTCCCGCGCCATCCGTTAGCGGGGCGGCCGAAGGCGCTGCGCCGAATCTCTATCAAGCCTTCTTAGCAGGGGCCGGGCTGGATCAGGCCGATATACGGCCCGCCCAACAGGATGACAAAATGCGGCGCATCGGCTCGATGTTTCGGCAGTTTGTCGAAAGCACCGTCGCCGTGTTGAGAAGCCGGGCGGAATTCAAGAGTCTGTTCAGGGTGACAGTGACGACGATCAAGAAGGCCGACAACAATCCCTTGAAGTTTTCCGTGACTACCGATGAAGCGTTGCAGCATTTGCTCAATGACGGCAAAGGCGGTTTTATGGATTCGGTCGATGCGATTGATGAAGGATTCCAGGACATGCTGAATCATCAAATGGCGATGCAGGCCGGCATCCAGGCCTCTTTATCGGAAATTCTCAGACAATTTGAGCCGGACAGGATCGAGAAACAATATGAAGAAGGTCTGGTGCTGAATAAAAAGGCCAAATGCTGGGAGAAATATTGTGACGTCTATGCTCAATTGGCCGAGCAGGCGGTTGAAGATTTCTATGGCGATGCATTTGCTGAGGCTTATGAACAGCAAATGAAACAAATTAGAGCCGTCAATCCAAAAAAATAA
- the tssK gene encoding type VI secretion system baseplate subunit TssK encodes MSENNRVVWSEGMFLRPQHFQQHDRYIEALLRGRCEGLQSYDWGVGKLRIDQRQLGMGKLALAECKGIFPDGTPFNLPVDDNLPEPIEIPTDVQNSIVYLAFPARLEGAVEIDSQEKPNNLARYHGHETEVRDHNSNSNETATVVVGKLNCRLLLEHQERAGYICIGVARVIESRVDKNIILDDDYIAPAINCQALPRLQDFIKEITGLLHTRGEALGGRASEAGRGGVAEISDFLLLQVVNRTEPLFQHLQHIATLHPEQLYRIAVQLAGELSTYAKANKRPVALPPYQHEDLEKTFSYVMEEIRDCLSMVLEQNAIPIPLTPPKYGTRAAKIPDYNLLDNAFFVLAVNAQVSTEQLRSRFPGQVKIGPVEQIQQLVRSALPGITVHSLPVAPRQIPYHAGFSYFELNKQGELWQQMRHSGGFAIHIGGDFPGLEIEFWAIKNG; translated from the coding sequence ATGTCTGAAAATAACCGCGTGGTCTGGTCGGAAGGAATGTTTCTGCGGCCGCAGCATTTTCAACAACATGACCGCTATATCGAGGCATTGCTGAGGGGGCGTTGTGAAGGCTTGCAAAGCTATGACTGGGGGGTCGGCAAGCTGAGAATAGATCAGCGCCAATTGGGGATGGGCAAGTTGGCGCTGGCCGAGTGCAAAGGCATTTTTCCCGACGGTACGCCCTTTAATCTGCCGGTCGATGACAATTTGCCGGAGCCGATAGAAATTCCCACCGATGTGCAAAATAGTATCGTCTATCTGGCCTTTCCGGCGCGCTTGGAAGGGGCGGTTGAGATAGATAGCCAGGAAAAGCCGAATAATTTGGCGCGCTATCACGGCCATGAAACCGAAGTCAGGGATCATAACAGCAACAGCAATGAAACCGCGACCGTCGTCGTCGGCAAGTTGAATTGTCGCTTGTTATTGGAGCATCAGGAGCGGGCCGGCTATATCTGCATTGGCGTCGCCAGGGTGATCGAATCGCGGGTCGATAAAAATATCATTCTCGATGATGACTACATCGCTCCGGCCATCAATTGCCAGGCGCTGCCGCGACTGCAGGATTTTATCAAAGAGATTACCGGTTTATTGCATACGCGCGGAGAGGCGCTAGGCGGCCGGGCCTCGGAGGCCGGACGCGGCGGTGTGGCGGAAATTTCAGATTTTTTGTTGCTGCAGGTGGTCAATCGAACGGAACCGTTGTTCCAGCACCTACAGCATATTGCCACGTTGCATCCCGAGCAGCTTTATCGCATCGCGGTGCAACTTGCCGGCGAACTGTCGACATATGCCAAGGCTAACAAACGTCCGGTTGCCTTGCCGCCTTATCAACATGAGGATTTGGAAAAAACTTTTTCCTATGTGATGGAAGAGATCAGGGATTGTCTCAGCATGGTGCTGGAGCAGAACGCCATTCCGATTCCATTGACGCCGCCGAAATACGGTACTCGGGCCGCCAAAATCCCAGACTATAATCTGTTGGACAACGCTTTTTTTGTGCTGGCGGTAAACGCCCAGGTCTCGACAGAACAGTTGCGCAGCCGTTTCCCCGGTCAGGTCAAAATCGGCCCAGTGGAACAAATCCAACAACTGGTCAGATCGGCGTTGCCGGGCATTACCGTCCATTCGTTGCCGGTCGCGCCCAGACAGATTCCTTATCATGCCGGCTTTTCCTATTTTGAATTGAATAAACAGGGCGAGCTTTGGCAGCAAATGCGTCATTCCGGCGGTTTTGCGATTCATATTGGCGGAGATTTTCCGGGATTGGAAATCGAATTTTGGGCAATCAAAAATGGGTGA
- the tssJ gene encoding type VI secretion system lipoprotein TssJ has product MTRKYLSKYLLTGLHLVLLSLLTACSTSGDVEREAIFANLTVIADANLNPAIDGRASPIVTRVYQLAETAKFDNSGFFALYENDQALLGNDLLSRIELEVKPDENYQHRLEIKPNTRFIAVLAAFRDLDNSQWKDMTAFQIDSNRSLTIKLNENSVKLTVNSADQ; this is encoded by the coding sequence GTGACCCGCAAATATCTCTCTAAATATTTATTAACCGGCCTTCACCTTGTATTACTCTCGTTACTGACCGCTTGTTCGACATCCGGCGATGTCGAACGGGAAGCCATTTTTGCCAACCTAACCGTCATTGCCGATGCCAATCTGAATCCCGCCATCGATGGCCGCGCATCGCCGATCGTGACCCGAGTCTATCAACTGGCTGAGACGGCGAAATTCGATAATAGCGGTTTCTTCGCCTTGTACGAAAACGACCAAGCGCTGCTCGGCAATGATTTGCTCAGCAGGATCGAGTTGGAAGTCAAGCCCGACGAAAACTATCAACATCGGCTCGAAATCAAACCTAATACCCGCTTTATCGCGGTGCTGGCAGCGTTTCGCGACCTGGATAATTCGCAGTGGAAGGATATGACCGCCTTCCAGATCGACAGCAATCGATCACTGACAATCAAACTGAATGAAAACAGCGTAAAACTGACGGTGAATAGCGCCGATCAATGA
- the icmH gene encoding type IVB secretion system protein IcmH/DotU: MNQDDPFANFEDDDKTVLKPSPGRQRKPQASPTPPPESLPPVTPPEGGVQQQLQLQSDTNPLLGSALPILALVMPLRNSASHHDIGGLRNAVINEIKAFDQQARGKGCAAAQVQTARYLLCSLVDEVVLNTPWGGNSIWATQGMLITFHKESWGGEKFFQVLDNVIGQPGIYLDLLEVFYYCLSLGFEGKYRVLQRGSDRLQEVRENLYRVIQRQKGDFDRELSLQWRGITDKRNVLAKYVPLWVIGLATAAFLMLLFLGFLYSINQTSGPLMGQLYQIKDAIKAPAPAPMVVEQKPLEVAVVEPTVLEKIRSFLQPEIEQKKVAVLDQDGQTMIRILAKSFFASGSDNIRDRHLPLLNRIAQALEVVKTPITVVGHTDNVPIFTARFPSNWDLSRARAQAVADVLRKHQLKHVIAEGRADTQSLVPNDTAAHRALNRRVEINF, encoded by the coding sequence GTGAATCAAGATGACCCTTTCGCGAATTTCGAGGATGACGACAAGACGGTTCTGAAACCGTCGCCGGGTCGTCAGCGTAAACCACAAGCCTCCCCTACACCTCCGCCGGAATCGTTGCCTCCGGTGACACCGCCGGAAGGGGGCGTGCAGCAGCAATTGCAGCTGCAGTCGGATACTAATCCATTGCTCGGCAGCGCCTTGCCGATTCTGGCGCTGGTGATGCCGTTGCGCAATAGCGCCTCCCACCATGACATCGGGGGTCTGAGAAATGCCGTGATCAATGAAATCAAGGCTTTCGATCAGCAGGCGAGAGGCAAGGGCTGTGCCGCGGCGCAAGTGCAAACCGCACGCTACCTATTATGCTCGTTGGTCGATGAAGTGGTGTTGAATACGCCTTGGGGAGGCAATAGCATCTGGGCGACGCAAGGTATGTTGATTACTTTCCATAAGGAATCCTGGGGCGGGGAGAAATTTTTCCAGGTCTTGGACAACGTCATTGGTCAGCCGGGCATCTATCTGGATTTGCTCGAGGTGTTTTATTATTGCTTGAGTCTTGGCTTCGAGGGCAAATACCGCGTCCTGCAACGCGGTTCCGATCGATTGCAAGAAGTCAGGGAAAATCTTTATCGGGTGATACAGCGGCAAAAGGGCGATTTTGACAGAGAATTGTCTTTGCAATGGCGCGGCATCACCGATAAACGTAATGTCTTGGCCAAATACGTCCCCTTATGGGTGATCGGTTTGGCGACGGCGGCTTTTTTGATGTTGTTGTTCTTAGGCTTTCTTTATTCGATTAATCAAACTTCCGGGCCGCTGATGGGGCAGCTCTATCAGATCAAGGATGCCATCAAGGCGCCCGCGCCTGCACCGATGGTCGTCGAGCAAAAACCGCTTGAAGTAGCGGTGGTCGAGCCGACGGTATTGGAGAAAATCAGGTCGTTTCTACAGCCGGAAATAGAGCAGAAAAAGGTTGCCGTGCTAGATCAGGACGGGCAAACGATGATCCGGATTTTAGCCAAGAGTTTCTTTGCCTCCGGTTCCGACAACATTCGCGATCGTCATCTGCCGTTGTTGAATAGAATCGCGCAGGCCTTGGAGGTGGTCAAGACGCCGATTACCGTGGTCGGGCATACCGACAATGTGCCGATTTTCACCGCGCGTTTTCCGTCGAATTGGGATTTATCACGCGCCCGCGCTCAAGCCGTCGCCGATGTATTGAGAAAGCATCAGTTAAAGCATGTCATTGCCGAGGGGCGGGCCGATACGCAGAGCCTGGTCCCCAATGATACTGCGGCGCACAGAGCCCTGAATCGGCGCGTAGAAATTAATTTTTAA
- the tagF gene encoding type VI secretion system-associated protein TagF has protein sequence MSEQNLTESSVSAPGFYGKLPVLGDFVSRRIGHDFIAGWDHWMQSALACSKEALGEQWLECYLTSPIWRFLLSPGICGNQAWAGVVMPSVDRVGRYFPLTIAVAVEDIADLMLFTPAAEAWYVEIENIALSALEQDLTADEIDRRLIRVDSRCWRDKSVISLEDDNHAGQATGKMACFIQSQSAEPSLNDNLAGLNNCLINHCLLGYSLWHTRGSETIKAGMLMCEGLPPVHAYAGLLSGHMSNRGWNLQKKLIAVQAESRPMMEASPADDVLLTEPLGEQKTLVWRSQSAINRGKRRKLNEDALLDRPDKGLWVVADGMGGHQAGEVASHMIVEAMAEEQPGYDLEQSVERTMACLRQVNARLRQLAQSRYGDQIIGSTVVALIAGGDRLACIWAGDSRLYRLRERHLQQLTVDHSEDATPLAALSAGDMQSLKSNNVITRAVGAFDELELDCEYLSSRPGDKYLLCSDGVDKELSPVEIERILNQDNEDDAEALMGEVLARQARDNISIIVVEVSGKDSCLFQL, from the coding sequence ATGTCCGAACAGAATTTAACCGAGTCATCCGTATCAGCACCGGGCTTTTACGGCAAGTTGCCGGTGTTGGGTGATTTTGTCTCGCGGCGTATCGGGCATGATTTTATTGCCGGTTGGGATCATTGGATGCAAAGCGCCCTGGCTTGCAGTAAGGAGGCGTTGGGCGAACAGTGGTTGGAGTGTTATTTAACCAGCCCGATCTGGCGTTTTCTGTTGTCGCCAGGAATCTGCGGGAATCAGGCCTGGGCCGGGGTGGTGATGCCTAGCGTGGACAGAGTCGGCCGTTATTTTCCGTTGACGATTGCGGTCGCCGTTGAGGACATCGCCGATTTGATGCTGTTCACGCCTGCGGCCGAGGCCTGGTATGTGGAAATTGAAAATATCGCCTTGTCGGCCTTGGAGCAGGATCTGACGGCCGATGAAATCGATCGGCGCTTGATCCGGGTCGACAGCCGTTGCTGGCGTGATAAAAGCGTCATTTCGCTAGAGGATGATAACCATGCCGGCCAGGCAACCGGCAAAATGGCTTGTTTTATCCAGTCACAGAGCGCCGAACCGTCATTGAACGACAATCTTGCGGGATTGAATAATTGCTTGATCAATCATTGTCTTTTAGGCTATAGCTTATGGCATACTCGGGGCTCCGAAACGATCAAGGCCGGGATGCTGATGTGCGAAGGTTTGCCGCCGGTTCATGCTTATGCTGGCCTGTTATCCGGTCACATGTCAAATCGGGGCTGGAATTTGCAAAAAAAACTGATTGCCGTTCAAGCTGAATCACGACCAATGATGGAAGCTTCTCCGGCTGATGATGTGTTATTGACCGAGCCTCTGGGCGAGCAAAAAACCTTGGTATGGCGCTCGCAATCGGCGATTAATCGTGGTAAACGCAGGAAATTGAATGAGGACGCCTTGCTCGATCGGCCCGACAAGGGACTGTGGGTGGTTGCAGACGGCATGGGAGGGCATCAGGCCGGCGAAGTGGCCAGCCACATGATCGTTGAAGCGATGGCCGAAGAGCAGCCGGGATACGATTTAGAACAATCGGTTGAGCGGACCATGGCGTGTTTACGCCAGGTCAATGCGCGATTGCGTCAATTGGCGCAGTCGCGCTATGGCGATCAGATCATCGGCAGCACCGTCGTCGCACTGATTGCCGGCGGAGACCGTTTGGCATGCATTTGGGCCGGAGACAGTCGTCTTTATCGCTTACGCGAGCGGCATTTGCAGCAGCTGACGGTTGATCATAGCGAAGATGCGACGCCGTTGGCGGCGTTATCCGCTGGCGACATGCAATCGCTGAAAAGCAACAATGTCATCACGCGGGCGGTCGGCGCCTTCGATGAGCTGGAATTGGACTGCGAATACCTCAGTTCTCGTCCCGGTGATAAATATTTGCTCTGCAGTGATGGCGTGGATAAGGAGTTAAGTCCGGTTGAAATAGAGCGTATATTGAATCAGGATAATGAGGATGATGCCGAGGCATTGATGGGGGAAGTATTGGCCAGGCAAGCCAGGGACAATATCAGTATCATCGTCGTCGAAGTCAGTGGAAAGGATTCGTGTTTATTTCAGCTTTAG
- the tssA gene encoding type VI secretion system protein TssA, translating to MSVEIEDYLNEIDAEQSCGEDLEYDPDFIALEQAIKGKPEQQIGDTIQEAEPPNWKEVRKAAEQLLARTRDFRVLIFYLRALAALEGFAGFAQGLELLKKLTESFWQDIHPQLDPDDDNDPTERINILMSLCDFETLLRPIQHIPLVESRAFGKFTLMDIHVAEGQATASEGEAPQSSDIDGAFQDCDGEQLVKTARAIADSQQYLNDLENFVTEQVGVGDAPSFADLRKLLKEIDVILSAWIDRRALQADDAPEAETASAETAQGETAATPSRAAPQTAVSTINNSEDVRKALNLICDYYKKHEPSSPVPILLHRVLRLVGKDFMEIMKDMAPNGVEQVEFLSGAADHESSPE from the coding sequence GTGAGTGTCGAAATAGAGGACTATTTAAATGAAATTGATGCCGAACAGTCTTGTGGTGAAGATTTGGAGTACGATCCTGATTTCATTGCCCTAGAACAAGCGATTAAAGGCAAGCCTGAGCAACAGATCGGCGACACGATACAGGAAGCGGAGCCGCCCAATTGGAAGGAAGTTAGGAAAGCGGCGGAGCAATTGCTGGCGCGCACCCGAGATTTTCGCGTGTTGATTTTTTATCTACGCGCGTTGGCTGCATTGGAGGGATTTGCAGGTTTTGCCCAAGGACTGGAATTGCTGAAGAAGTTGACCGAATCGTTTTGGCAGGATATTCATCCGCAGTTGGATCCGGACGATGATAACGATCCGACCGAGAGGATCAACATCTTGATGTCATTATGTGATTTCGAGACGCTGCTCAGGCCTATACAGCATATACCGTTGGTGGAATCACGCGCGTTCGGTAAATTCACCCTAATGGATATTCATGTCGCCGAAGGTCAGGCGACGGCGTCGGAAGGCGAGGCTCCGCAGTCGTCGGATATCGATGGTGCGTTTCAGGACTGCGATGGTGAACAATTAGTCAAGACTGCCCGGGCAATCGCCGACAGCCAGCAGTATCTAAACGATCTGGAGAATTTTGTCACCGAACAGGTGGGCGTCGGTGATGCTCCCAGTTTTGCCGATCTCAGGAAGCTATTGAAAGAAATCGACGTCATTTTATCCGCATGGATCGATAGACGCGCTCTGCAAGCCGATGATGCCCCCGAGGCTGAAACGGCGTCAGCGGAAACGGCGCAAGGCGAAACCGCTGCGACGCCAAGTCGCGCTGCGCCCCAGACTGCCGTCAGCACGATCAATAACAGTGAAGATGTTCGCAAGGCGCTGAATTTGATTTGCGACTATTATAAAAAGCACGAGCCTTCCAGTCCGGTGCCTATTCTACTGCATCGCGTACTTCGTTTAGTCGGCAAGGATTTTATGGAAATCATGAAGGACATGGCGCCGAATGGCGTCGAGCAGGTTGAGTTCTTAAGCGGAGCAGCGGATCACGAATCATCCCCAGAATAA